The following DNA comes from Poecilia reticulata strain Guanapo linkage group LG5, Guppy_female_1.0+MT, whole genome shotgun sequence.
aaaaacagtgaaacagttttcctttttacGTTTTATTTGAAGCTTATAGAACATCTGAAgatagaatattttaaatattacatataatAAGACGTATATCAAAGATAATTAATACATTCTATGACAGCGACAGAGGAATGAGTGTTTATGTGCCAGTTTAAGCTAGCAGTGGTGTGTAGTGTTATGCGCAGGCTGAGATGGGGTGACTGAGGCCGCTGAAGTACGACTTCTCTCGTTCGCTCATCAGCTCAAAGTGCAGCGGCTGCTGGCAAAAGTTGCATTCTGCCGATGAGTGGGGCTTCAGCCCGAGGCCCGACTCCTTCCACGTCTGCACCAGcttctctgaaaacaaaacaaaaaataacaaacgaAGCGTCAATAAGGGCTGGAATGTAAATATGCAGCCTGTTGCAGTTTAACTGAATCAACTACTCAATCTTAGCAATATGTGTCACATGTAGCTGTTTTACCATCTTACCAACAAAGTATTTCATCATCTCCGGGGTGTGGTGAGGGGTTGGGGCAATGCGCAGAAGCTCCTCCCCTCTTGCAACAGTGGGGTAGTTGATGGCCTGCACATAGATGTTGTGGCGATTCATCATGATGTCACAcacctctgtgtttttctcagcaTTTGCCACCTGAGATCAGAAAGTCACACAAAATGATTAAAGAGCAGTCATCAGGGGTGTCTTACGTGGGGCTTAGAGCTAATCAGGCTGTCTGTACTTAAAAGTGTTTTCGTTTGATGAGATTAAGCTGTGAACTAAATCGTAGATTACCCGAATGGGGATAATGTGGCTAGGGCAGTGCACAACAGGCAGCCCAGCGTCCATCAGCATCTGTCTGAGCAGCTGCACGTTGCGCTGGTGTTTACGTCTCAGCATGCGGCCTTCTTCCCCTTTGAGGGTCTGGATCGACTGCCGGGCCCCGGCCAGAAGCATCGGTGGCAGGGAGGTGGTGAAGATGAAACCGGCTGCGTAGGAGCGCACGGTGTCCACCAGGGCAGAGGTGCTGGCGATGTAGCCCCCGACACATCCGAAAGCTTtccctggaaaacaaaatggccaGCAATTTTACAAATGCTTCCAGAACTTAGAgtcaagacaaaaacattcgTAAAACCAACAAGCTTCCTGAAGCAGCAGACGCACAGCGTAGCAGAGCTGATGGGTTAAGTAGCTCGTCAGTGACACAGTAACTCAATAAGAGTGCAGTGAGAGAGCACACAGTTTCCTAGCAACAACAGAGCTACTCATGCTCCTTCAAGCACAGAGGCATATTGGATGGCACTACTGAGGCTTAATCCTCAGACGAGCATAAACACAAAGAGCAGGATGAGTAATGCAAACTGGGAACAGTTGTTTTGGTTTAGAAATATAGTCctgcataaaaacagaagtagcTCAAAAGTATCCGAAAAGGAATTGAAAGCCCAAATATCCTATTAAAAATAACTACTTTGTTTTGTAGACATTGTGTGCTGACCTAGAGTTCCTGAAATGATATCCATCTTGTCCATTACGCCATCCCTGTCTCCGATTCCTCCTCCTCTGGCGCCGTACAGGCCCACAGCGTGAACCTCGTCAACGAAGGTGATGGCGCCAAACTCATGAGCCAGGTCGCACATCTCCTCCAGGGGGCACACGGCACCTGTTCCAGAGAACGCAGCACAACACAGGTCACAATGCAGCACTTCGAATTACATTTGATAGGAGTTGCCAGACAGGTAGATGAAAACTGACCATCCATGGAGTGGACAGTCTCAAACGCCACAATTTTGGGTTTGGTGGGGTCTCCTTTCTCCAGCAGCTCTCTGAGGTGAGCCAAGTCGTTGTGGCGGAAAATAAACTTCTTAGCGCCGCTGTTCCGGATGCCCTGGATCATTGACGCGTGGTTGCCTGCATCCGAGTAAATCTCACAACCTGATGTTGTGAGGAAAGATGGTTAGTGAAAAGCTACATTTAAAAACCTAgataatttagcattttttttctcctccaaaaAACCTACCAGGAAGCATCTTGGCGAGGGTGAAAAGTGTGGAGTCATTGGCAACAAAGCAGGAGGTGAAGAGCAGAGCGGCATCCTTGTTGTGAAGGTCAGCCAGCTCTTGTTCCAGCTCCACGTGAAATTTGCTGGTCCCAGATATGTTTCTGGTTCCCCCCGCACCCGACCCGTGCTTTTGTAAAGTGTCCCTGAAAGAAGAACACCAGAGCAAAGGAAAGTGTGATAATTTTGTCTGGCTTTCTAAAGCAGTAACGCAATAACAGTCCACACCTGTTTCTTAGATTGAAGTTTAAGTAGGTGTAAAATTACATTGACTGAACAACAAGTATTATAATTGTGCTGCACTGCAGCATGTGTCACAGTATGAAAGCAAGGGCAAGTTGAAACAAGttgaaaggaaaataacactGAACTCATCTGAACTCTGACCAGCTACTTCCACTGAACCAGAGACCCGGCAGCGTTCCTGGGTGTCTAGTCCCATCTAATCATCATCTAAGCATCTAAGCAGTTCTAGTTCTTTCTGTCTGACCTCAGCTCTTACACTGGGGCAAAAGCCACAGAGCAATCAGAGGCAAACGTTCAccatatgcaaatattttctttattacacAACAAACCTTGAACCTAGAAAGTAGAGCAAATGTTATAATTTGAAGGCTACACCTCCAAGCTTGTTGTCTTTGACTCACATGATGGACTTTACGACTCGAGGGTGTCGACTCATGCCCAGGTAGTCGTTGCTGCACCAGACGGACACTTCCCGCTTATCCTCCAGCGAACCAGTGAAGTCGTCCGCCATCGGAAATTCAGTGGCCAGGCGGTTCACAGTCTTAAACACCCGGTAGGTGTGGTCATTCTTCTTCTCCTCTATCTTCTTCTCAAAAAAGTCATCGTACTGGAAGCGGGACACTGCAACAAACCAGGAAGTTAAGACTTGCATGATATGTTGCAGAAGTAAATGATGCAAAGCTCAACAGTCAAATAAAACCTACTTCTGCCAAGCAAGTTGTCCTGCAGCAGGTGGGTGACCCTCTTGGGACGCTGCTTCAGGAGAGTTTTCATCAAATTACCTTGCTCTCCCACTTTACTGGTGATGGTCAAGGCTGGCTGTTTCAGCTTGGCAGGTGAAATCTCTAAAATaggtgaaaaagacaaaaagaaaaaaaaacagtattagATACAGCACAGCAGACAGAGTTAAAATTTcttacatttaacatttaagaaGGTCACCTTTCTGAACAGTGCGCACTTCCTCAACATCCTCCTGGAACTCCATGGTAACCTGGCGGACCACACCGCTGTTCTTCTGCTTCATCTCAGCAGCCAGAAAGGGGCATTTGGAAGCCACCGCCTGGCCTGTAGTTGGCACAGGATGACCAGCAGGCAACTTGGACTCTACTCCCACTACAGGGGCTGAAAAAAAGGATACAACATTTGAAGTGCATGGCTAAAACCAACATATTACAACTGGCAAGCGAACTCAATCCAGCATCTGTAAGATTTATCTCATTATTAGGTGGCTTCAGTGTATTTATTCATGCTCACCTTCATTTCCAGTCTTGATTTCAGTCTTCTGATTGGAAGTAGAAGAGCACAAGGCCCGTGCCATTGATGGAGCCATAGGTTTTGAAGCCAGCTCCATCATGATGGGACATCGTTGAGCATACGTCACCATGGATTTCCTGGACTGCTGGAAAAAAGCCTGTGGCACGCATGCCAGAAAGGGACAGCGACGGACTATAACTTCCATTGTCGTCAACAATGATGAGCGTTTAGAGACCTAAAGCAGAGAGAAGAAATGTAACCAACACAGAATAAGATGCTGAAATTTCATGCGCTAAAAATTATCCATGAGGAAGAAATATTAAGTGAAGTCAAGTTAAATATCGAGGATCCCTTGTTCTTAATAGAAGATTTCTCCTAGACAGTAAAGTGCACATAAGATGTTGAAAATGCTaggacataataaaaaaaaatcttcaggaTCTAAAAGTTTGAtcaaattacaaacaaaataaaaatgctatgtatataaaaaaaaataagaaaaagagaaCTAAATTTCTACTGATCACAAAATGTGGCTGCATGTTATAGAAACAATATGACCATGcatcatgttctttttttttttctatggctcttttatcttaaatttaGGTCTGTGTCAtcataagatttatttttttaacaacacagAGAATCATAATTTTAAACATACAAGACTGTCAAAAAAATCTCTCAAACATATCTAAAGagagttttgtcttgtttttggcTTAAGTTCATTAATCATTACCAAACACCGCAGCTAGGGTCTGATGACgataatttaataaacaaaagagTTGCTTTTTGCGAAATCTCCGAAACTGATTCCCACCCAGACGCTTTTTTCCATATGACGTCGGTTTGTAGACATTTCCGGAAATACAACTCACCACGAAGTACTCCATGGTACTAGTGGAAGAGCTCAAAAAGGTGGAAGGACTTTGTAATAAAAGGTTAATTGAACAAATAACATATAAACGTTTTATTTCCAGTTCTAATGTTATCATTTCAGACTTTTGCCCTCTCAACCCCACCTCAAGAAATAACAATCACAACGCTTAAGATATTAACACAACCACTGTGACTACctttgtaattttgattttaacttGGGTGGTGTTTACTAAAGTTATCAAAATCTCATCAGGAAAACATAGTAAAAATGTTAGCTAGCTATATATATGTTATTTGGCAAACCTTAGACTTTTTTCGTAACAACTAAAACAGCTATTTCGACACGCATCTGGCATTACAgtgtagaaaataaatggaCGGTATATTTTACACACAATGTGGAGATAATGTGAACATTAAAGTCTCTCCGCTGATCCTTGCCGGTTGACCTCCTAGCTTTACGCTAGCTGCACTGCCATATTAAGCAACCAGAAGTAAAAATGTACCcgttaagaaaatacattaaaaactcaccttttaaaaatacaaacagcgTAGCAAATTCCTCACGGGTGGAGTAGGGCGGAAGAAAtcaatataaatgttaaataaatataatgccTGGTCAGAATTACTTGTAGTATCTGTTAATGAAGAGATCTAAAGCGCTGCGTTATCCTGCACTGAGGACGAACGAAGAGGACGAGGACGAGCAGGGGGTTTATAGAACTGTAAGGCATGGCTGAGTCTCGCGATATTTGCGTCATATACGTCATTTAGTCAATGACATGTTTACGGCGGAAAGAGGTTTTAATCACGAGTAAGCTTTAGTTTTTATACCCCTGAGATTTAAGAATGTGAAGAAGTCGATCTTTGACTATAATGCATAAGTATTTAAAGCCACGATCAAGGACAACTTATAATCTATAAAGAAATCTTCTGATCAGATAACTAAAGGCAGAATTTTCGAGGTAAAATTCACACCATAATtcaaagctttttaaaaccattttaaacgattttgtatttaatctaacgattaaacaaacaaaaactgataaatgttacatttcctATCTATTCTGgcatttgctgctgtttttttgttactgttCCTTTGTTTCCCCTGGCCCCCAACTGATTTAAACTTGTACTTATGTGTAATAATATATGATACTTTTGTAAactaaaatgttatattatattaaacaaatgtattttttttttacaatattacaGTAAAAGATTGTAAGTAGCATTTTTTGCAATACTCAATTagtatattttctaaatttagtgctattaaaaatatttaggcTCTTAAAAgattctgtctgtttttcccctttttgtcactttta
Coding sequences within:
- the alas1 gene encoding 5-aminolevulinate synthase, non-specific, mitochondrial; translation: MEVIVRRCPFLACVPQAFFQQSRKSMVTYAQRCPIMMELASKPMAPSMARALCSSTSNQKTEIKTGNEAPVVGVESKLPAGHPVPTTGQAVASKCPFLAAEMKQKNSGVVRQVTMEFQEDVEEVRTVQKEISPAKLKQPALTITSKVGEQGNLMKTLLKQRPKRVTHLLQDNLLGRMSRFQYDDFFEKKIEEKKNDHTYRVFKTVNRLATEFPMADDFTGSLEDKREVSVWCSNDYLGMSRHPRVVKSIMDTLQKHGSGAGGTRNISGTSKFHVELEQELADLHNKDAALLFTSCFVANDSTLFTLAKMLPGCEIYSDAGNHASMIQGIRNSGAKKFIFRHNDLAHLRELLEKGDPTKPKIVAFETVHSMDGAVCPLEEMCDLAHEFGAITFVDEVHAVGLYGARGGGIGDRDGVMDKMDIISGTLGKAFGCVGGYIASTSALVDTVRSYAAGFIFTTSLPPMLLAGARQSIQTLKGEEGRMLRRKHQRNVQLLRQMLMDAGLPVVHCPSHIIPIRVANAEKNTEVCDIMMNRHNIYVQAINYPTVARGEELLRIAPTPHHTPEMMKYFVEKLVQTWKESGLGLKPHSSAECNFCQQPLHFELMSEREKSYFSGLSHPISACA